In the genome of Montipora foliosa isolate CH-2021 chromosome 3, ASM3666993v2, whole genome shotgun sequence, one region contains:
- the LOC137996666 gene encoding cell growth regulator with EF hand domain protein 1-like has product MSVVSLTPWLRELPVAARVEMQVSQRMQMIGFSTLLFFIYSSVNTQAHAENVVENGGEVGEDDSEFHDKMSHERRHLLAHLADRMDLDGEGLRHIQKHLGEQTLNAEESKDLKDVADGDNSKGIFYFFKFHDYDNNEKLDGLEWMQALTDFHREDEENKGEFKEGGKVFLEHEAEAIIDELLSKHDKNDDGMIDFFELMNSRVESLMTDLDKPEPGESEDHTGEEHTQNAEEQSSLEQEFNQLQQKNEQTNDQGSQEDQQRNEHRQNDEPQVQDNQQQEENNEQEQNSEKNVENQETNDQEQKQNEPSSLEEEYNRQQQQP; this is encoded by the exons ATGAGCGTCGTATCACTCACTCCTTGGCTCAGAGAGCTTCCAGTTGCGGCGCGAGTAGAAATGCAGGTTTCTCAAAGAATGCAGATGATTGGATTTTCGACGTTGCTTTTCTTCATTTACTCATCGGTTAATACCCAGGCACATGCAGAAAATGTGGTGGAAAATGGCGGAGAAGTCGGCGAAGATGATTCAGAATTCCATGACAAAATGTCCCATGAACGAAG ACATTTGCTGGCCCACCTAGCCGACAGAATGGACTTAGACGGTGAAGGACTAAG ACACATTCAGAAGCATTTAGGTGAACAAACTTTGAATGCTGAGGAGAGCAAAGATCTAAAAGATGTTGCTGATGGTGATAACTCTAAAG GTatcttttatttcttcaaatttcaTGATTATGACAATAACGAAAAGCTTGATGGCCTTGAGTGGATGCAAGCATTGACAGACTTTCACCGAGAAGATGAGGAGAACAAAGGAGAATTTAAGGAGGGAGGCAAAGTGTTCCTTGAGCATGAAGCCGAGGCTATCATCGATGAACTTCTAAGTAAACATGATAAAAATGATGATGGGATGATTGACTTTTTCGAATTGATGAACTCAAGAGTTGAGTCTCTAATGACGGACTTGGACAAACCCGAACCAGGGGAAAGTGAAGATCACACTGGAGAGGAACATACACAAAATGCTGAAGAACAGTCATCGCTAGAGCAAGAATTCAATCAACTGCAACagaaaaatgaacaaacaaatGACCAAGGATCACAGGAAGACCAACAACGCAATGAGCATCGACAGAATGACGAACCGCAGGTGCAGGACAaccaacaacaagaagaaaataatgaacaagaacaaaataGTGAAAAAAATGTGGAGAACCAAGAAACAAATGACCaggaacaaaagcaaaatgaacCTAGTTCATTGGAAGAAGAATACAATAGGCAGCAGCAACAGCCATAA